One segment of Rickettsiales bacterium Ac37b DNA contains the following:
- the mrpD gene encoding Na(+)/H(+) antiporter subunit D, translated as MIILLDHLPLLQVLIPLFTAPICVLIRNYVVLLFLVGVATVLNIIITVAIIIKIQSVHTISYAFGSWLPPIGIEYRIDHLSSLLLVIITTVAFFAFLHSINCIKNKIPDKQISLFYALFLLSIAGFTGMVVTNDLFNMYVFLEIASLASYGLVALGDDKALIAAIQYLILGSIAALFILFGIGLLYMMTGTLNMTDLFQKLIHKIELVPVKYGIIFMVTGVLLKMAFFPMHLWLANIYAYAPPSVGVLLSGITSKISLYMLLRIIFNIIGVDQFYSNFSALISCLKMMSYMAIIFGGIFAILSTNIRKTLAFSTISQLGYMVIVIVDIRNIEPLFLLMIAHSLSKMTLLMFQDKEEHSYKGFTTNICVAFNIASLIGIPITLGFSAKWVLLSSLSQEGAWYSFIVIVIGSILTALYGWKIVKSNITKSYTIVFATILNFILALNSKSLIIYSKLIASNLLKGYL; from the coding sequence ATGATCATTCTTTTAGATCACTTACCACTATTACAAGTTTTAATTCCTTTATTTACAGCGCCCATATGCGTATTAATTCGTAATTATGTAGTGTTACTGTTTCTAGTTGGTGTGGCAACAGTATTAAATATAATTATTACCGTTGCTATAATAATAAAAATACAAAGTGTTCATACTATATCTTATGCATTTGGAAGTTGGTTACCTCCTATTGGTATTGAATATAGAATAGATCATCTTAGCAGTTTATTGTTAGTTATAATTACAACAGTTGCTTTTTTTGCATTTTTACACAGCATAAATTGCATTAAAAATAAAATACCAGATAAGCAAATATCTTTGTTTTATGCTCTATTCTTACTTAGTATAGCCGGCTTTACTGGGATGGTTGTCACCAATGATCTTTTTAATATGTATGTTTTTTTAGAAATAGCGTCGCTTGCATCATATGGCCTAGTGGCACTGGGTGATGATAAAGCTTTAATAGCTGCTATTCAGTACTTAATACTTGGAAGCATTGCTGCTTTATTTATCTTATTTGGCATCGGACTGTTATATATGATGACAGGTACTTTAAATATGACTGATTTATTCCAAAAATTGATACATAAAATTGAGTTAGTACCTGTTAAATATGGTATAATATTTATGGTCACAGGTGTGTTATTAAAGATGGCTTTTTTTCCGATGCATTTATGGCTTGCTAATATTTATGCGTATGCTCCTCCTTCTGTAGGGGTATTATTGTCAGGAATTACAAGCAAAATAAGCTTGTATATGTTATTACGTATAATATTTAATATTATAGGTGTAGATCAATTTTATAGTAATTTTTCTGCGCTTATTTCATGTTTAAAAATGATGTCATATATGGCTATTATTTTTGGTGGTATATTTGCAATTTTGAGTACTAATATACGTAAAACTCTTGCTTTTTCTACAATTTCTCAGCTTGGATATATGGTTATAGTAATAGTAGATATAAGAAATATAGAGCCATTGTTTTTATTAATGATTGCACATAGCTTAAGCAAAATGACTTTGCTTATGTTTCAAGATAAAGAAGAACATTCTTACAAGGGTTTTACTACTAATATATGTGTAGCATTTAATATAGCTAGTTTAATAGGAATTCCAATTACACTAGGTTTTAGTGCCAAATGGGTATTATTATCTTCACTTAGTCAGGAAGGAGCCTGGTATTCATTTATAGTGATAGTGATAGGAAGCATTTTAACAGCTCTTTATGGCTGGAAAATTGTTAAGAGTAATATTACAAAAAGTTATACTATAGTATTTGCTACTATATTAAATTTTATATTAGCCTTAAATTCAAAAAGTTTAATAATATATTCAAAATTAATAGCAAGTAATTTATTAAAGGGTTATTTATAG
- the mrpA gene encoding Na(+)/H(+) antiporter subunit A, whose translation MANVEYNFLPILNIISLPCIVIILNYILRNAIIRHTTSLLIIVCFIHNIMCTIYNLDNIGQVKWVWLELLPGLKIEFYLEITSLMFVAMTAVLWFITYIYSLGYFVNKHQELHTRNFYLYMSIGITCTTLLGFSANLFTLFIFYEFLTLSTYPLVSLSKSVSSYNAGRKYLMYLLFTSTGLLLPAIIITYMLAGSVEFTLGGIIGFNANPLIILILLAMYIFGVAKAALIPMHSWLPTAMVAPIPVSALLHAVAVVKAGIFTLIKILFYIFDVKHLHYLVAHAWLGYNIVQIITIVTIIIASLYAIKQNQIKSILAYSTIAQLAYCVMTLSLFSKKAIAVTIFQMFAHAAAKISLFFAAGNIQKATGITEINKCLGLARELPFTIILFMVCALSIIGMPFTAGFMSKYYLIIEALRDNNVIWPVLITIILGTIFSTCYFIPIIFKSFWSVKDINIVVKDIPISMRLTTVTTTLIVFLLFIYAGNIISYVENLL comes from the coding sequence GTGGCTAATGTAGAATATAATTTTCTTCCTATATTAAATATTATCTCCCTACCATGTATAGTAATTATATTAAATTATATATTAAGGAATGCTATTATACGCCATACTACTAGTTTGCTTATAATAGTATGTTTTATTCATAATATAATGTGTACGATCTATAACCTGGATAATATAGGACAGGTAAAGTGGGTATGGCTAGAATTGTTGCCAGGGTTAAAGATAGAATTTTATTTAGAAATAACTTCTTTAATGTTTGTAGCTATGACTGCGGTATTATGGTTTATTACTTATATTTATTCGTTAGGATATTTTGTCAATAAACATCAAGAGTTGCATACAAGAAACTTTTATTTATATATGTCTATCGGAATAACATGTACTACTTTACTTGGATTTTCAGCCAATTTATTTACTTTATTTATATTTTATGAATTTCTGACCTTATCGACTTATCCGTTAGTATCATTATCTAAGTCGGTATCATCATATAATGCTGGTAGAAAATATCTGATGTACTTATTATTTACATCTACTGGCTTATTACTACCAGCTATTATTATAACTTACATGCTTGCAGGTAGTGTTGAATTTACCTTAGGAGGAATCATTGGATTTAATGCTAATCCTTTAATCATCTTAATTTTATTGGCTATGTATATTTTTGGTGTTGCAAAAGCTGCTTTAATTCCTATGCATTCTTGGTTACCAACTGCAATGGTTGCACCTATTCCAGTTAGTGCGTTATTACATGCCGTAGCTGTGGTTAAGGCAGGGATTTTTACCTTGATTAAAATATTATTTTATATTTTTGATGTGAAACATTTACATTATTTAGTAGCACATGCTTGGTTAGGATATAATATCGTACAAATTATTACGATTGTTACTATTATAATAGCCTCTTTATATGCTATAAAACAAAATCAAATCAAATCTATTTTGGCTTATTCTACTATAGCCCAGCTAGCATATTGTGTTATGACATTAAGTTTATTTTCTAAAAAAGCAATAGCGGTGACTATTTTTCAAATGTTTGCGCATGCTGCAGCTAAAATATCTTTGTTTTTTGCTGCGGGTAATATACAAAAAGCAACTGGTATCACTGAAATTAATAAATGCTTAGGGTTAGCCAGAGAACTACCATTTACCATTATTCTTTTTATGGTTTGTGCATTATCAATTATCGGAATGCCATTTACTGCTGGTTTTATGAGTAAATATTATTTGATTATCGAGGCTCTCAGAGATAATAACGTTATATGGCCTGTTCTTATTACCATAATTTTAGGTACAATATTTAGTACTTGCTATTTTATACCTATAATTTTTAAATCATTTTGGTCTGTTAAAGATATTAATATAGTAGTTAAAGATATACCTATATCTATGAGACTTACTACTGTTACTACTACTCTTATAGTGTTTTTGCTATTTATATATGCAGGTAATATTATATCTTACGTTGAAAATTTATTATAG
- a CDS encoding hypothetical protein (Uncharacterized protein conserved in bacteria): MKILKKILQSNFTRFLVAKLIYYYVKLVYLTGKWAVHKPKDIDDYLAKPCIYAFWHGRLTMMPLLAPKGRKMNVLSSRHRDGYLMSASMKNFGFSTIFGSSKKGGTYALRSIIRTLKSGENIAITPDGPRGPRHCINSNVIYMAKVTNTPIIPISFAASNHRIFNSWDRFMLPYLFSRGILVYGQPIIVSKDISNQEEEKLKQILQLELNKITNSADLSVKGQVS; encoded by the coding sequence ATGAAAATATTAAAAAAAATTCTACAAAGCAACTTTACTAGATTTTTAGTAGCCAAGCTAATTTATTACTATGTAAAATTGGTATATTTAACTGGGAAATGGGCGGTACATAAGCCTAAAGATATAGATGATTATTTAGCAAAACCATGTATATATGCATTTTGGCACGGTAGATTGACTATGATGCCATTGCTTGCGCCTAAAGGACGTAAGATGAATGTTTTAAGTTCTAGGCATAGAGATGGATATTTAATGTCTGCCTCTATGAAAAATTTTGGTTTTTCTACAATCTTTGGTTCAAGCAAAAAGGGTGGAACTTATGCTTTACGTAGTATAATACGTACCTTAAAATCAGGCGAGAATATTGCTATTACTCCTGATGGTCCGCGTGGCCCAAGACATTGTATTAACAGCAATGTAATTTATATGGCAAAGGTAACAAATACCCCTATTATACCTATTAGTTTTGCAGCTAGCAACCACCGTATATTTAACAGTTGGGATAGGTTTATGCTTCCTTATTTATTTTCACGAGGGATTTTGGTTTATGGTCAACCTATTATAGTTTCTAAGGATATTTCTAATCAAGAAGAAGAGAAATTAAAACAAATTTTGCAATTGGAATTAAATAAGATTACTAATAGTGCTGATTTAAGTGTAAAAGGACAAGTTAGTTAA
- a CDS encoding Type IV secretion system protein virB6, with translation MKKSCNKFLVSIFIIACNLVGCKDWNQPCIDPDDFGFNKMNISARGGDTIYGHDLSVLSQKGQEVTTWTDARLTLTGSRLVILVRNGENSRWTAWWGTSGDTDNVPLFLRSLRACTSSDWGCSKTVNTSGFYDPNNICLFTKGVGLYALAVPKGTDPNASESVLKKIPDGSLAFHLGESTPLIDSDGVSAGGWNDNPPSEVPANGYLYLRILDSYYDDNGGQYQLIFKSGVADPYPGPIATVVGWVKDQLDTATKSIYNNLINETEYLTVVRICLVLYIMFLGIAFMFGIVNITQKELAVHIFKIALIIQVSATATSWNFFNDTFLDLFKKGVDSLVCIMVGSLGGVGCDAGASPLNYFDNLVSTFTSFETNAKIQSLLFTSFLGFVFVLIFYASLIVYMIAIAKAVILYLLAYIAICVLITLFPIFLVFILFKMTRELFNNWLKQIIGYSIQPLMVMAGLTLMAQVVLHQLHVLVGFPVCVKTVLEIPSPFNIPLIVYWYPKDVRTDPTKDLRSIDVPEYWSRDGDVFAGCDPDQKNFACKNANLCAPYECRDNRYPDLPYLIPADSSKANDQARIDSITSGTYVTFFDVFLFFVLIYIMLKFQKIVPDIAKGVAGVVIGSYTDLAGTADSAFKGITGGALTQLAYHRITGGRDLSKDVDTVKERVMLTGLKRRVQDSIGGGIDTMHSKMGKKLTPRPLQKLIDRNKRGEEYKHELQDRIGGKIDSVKEVGGMLKDQALYNATGGHFGKGMNDKVNPYGERYAFYKDPNQVRTNLDGVAERFGEAFGIKPEYNQELKGIFDNASGNIVGGNDIWAKYIIGGTLLANPLVGTALGGLYSAGTVGSMANQIYNLRKRSMQSSGGRLGDAGPGTGEPTGGGFGPGGPGAPGGGGGPGAGGPNTGRGSGAPGGGSPGGPGGTGGPSGTNLGPSTSYTPTVRRTGLDRTGANMLEQAGSTQSVRRREVKKFEDKKRN, from the coding sequence ATGAAAAAATCATGTAATAAATTTTTAGTATCGATATTCATTATAGCTTGTAACCTAGTAGGGTGTAAGGACTGGAATCAGCCTTGTATAGATCCTGATGATTTTGGTTTTAATAAGATGAATATATCTGCACGTGGTGGTGATACTATTTATGGGCATGATTTAAGCGTTTTATCGCAAAAAGGGCAAGAGGTAACTACTTGGACAGATGCACGTTTGACTCTAACTGGAAGTAGATTAGTAATTTTAGTTAGAAATGGGGAAAACTCACGTTGGACAGCGTGGTGGGGAACTTCAGGTGATACTGATAATGTACCATTATTTTTACGTAGTTTACGAGCTTGTACGAGTAGTGATTGGGGTTGTAGTAAAACAGTAAATACCTCAGGTTTTTATGATCCTAATAATATATGCTTATTTACTAAAGGTGTAGGATTGTATGCGTTAGCTGTTCCTAAAGGGACGGATCCTAATGCTAGTGAATCAGTATTAAAAAAGATTCCTGATGGTAGTTTAGCTTTCCATTTAGGAGAAAGTACTCCCTTAATTGACTCAGATGGTGTTAGTGCAGGGGGATGGAATGATAATCCTCCGTCAGAGGTTCCAGCAAATGGATATTTATACTTAAGAATTTTAGATAGTTATTATGATGATAACGGTGGGCAATATCAATTAATATTTAAGTCTGGAGTAGCAGATCCTTATCCTGGGCCAATTGCAACAGTGGTAGGATGGGTTAAAGATCAACTTGATACCGCTACTAAGTCTATTTATAACAATTTGATAAATGAAACAGAATATTTAACTGTAGTTCGAATTTGTCTTGTGCTTTACATAATGTTTTTAGGCATAGCCTTTATGTTTGGTATTGTTAATATTACTCAAAAAGAGTTAGCTGTACATATATTTAAAATAGCTCTAATTATACAAGTCTCTGCTACAGCTACGAGCTGGAACTTTTTCAATGATACTTTTTTAGATTTATTTAAAAAAGGAGTAGATAGCCTAGTATGTATCATGGTGGGTAGTTTAGGGGGAGTAGGTTGTGATGCTGGAGCTAGTCCCTTAAATTATTTTGATAATTTAGTATCTACTTTTACTTCATTTGAGACTAATGCAAAAATTCAGTCTTTATTATTTACTTCTTTCTTGGGTTTTGTATTTGTATTAATATTTTATGCATCTTTGATAGTGTATATGATAGCTATTGCAAAGGCAGTTATATTATATTTATTAGCTTATATAGCTATATGCGTATTAATTACCTTATTTCCTATATTTTTAGTATTTATTTTATTTAAAATGACTAGGGAATTATTTAATAATTGGCTTAAACAAATTATTGGATATTCAATTCAACCACTAATGGTGATGGCAGGTTTAACGCTAATGGCTCAAGTTGTCTTACATCAACTACATGTGTTGGTAGGATTTCCTGTATGTGTAAAAACAGTATTAGAAATACCTAGTCCATTTAATATACCTTTAATTGTATACTGGTATCCGAAGGATGTACGTACTGATCCTACAAAAGATTTAAGAAGTATTGATGTACCTGAATATTGGTCAAGAGATGGAGATGTTTTTGCAGGATGTGATCCAGATCAGAAAAATTTTGCTTGTAAAAACGCAAATTTATGCGCTCCTTATGAGTGCAGAGACAACCGTTACCCAGATTTACCATATCTAATACCAGCAGATTCATCTAAAGCGAACGATCAAGCAAGAATAGATAGCATTACTTCTGGCACTTATGTTACGTTTTTTGACGTATTTTTATTCTTTGTATTAATCTATATTATGCTGAAATTCCAAAAAATAGTGCCTGATATTGCAAAAGGGGTAGCAGGGGTAGTTATAGGCAGCTACACAGATTTAGCAGGAACAGCTGATTCTGCATTTAAAGGTATTACTGGTGGCGCATTAACTCAACTTGCATATCATCGTATAACCGGAGGACGAGATTTAAGTAAAGATGTAGATACTGTAAAAGAGAGAGTCATGTTAACAGGCCTTAAACGTCGTGTGCAAGATAGTATAGGTGGAGGTATTGATACTATGCATAGTAAGATGGGTAAAAAATTAACCCCAAGGCCTCTACAGAAGCTTATTGATAGAAATAAAAGAGGTGAAGAGTATAAACATGAACTACAAGATAGGATAGGGGGGAAAATAGACTCAGTAAAAGAAGTTGGAGGAATGTTAAAAGATCAAGCTTTGTATAATGCTACTGGTGGACATTTTGGTAAAGGCATGAATGATAAAGTAAATCCTTATGGAGAGCGATATGCATTTTATAAGGATCCTAATCAAGTTAGAACTAATCTTGATGGGGTAGCTGAGCGTTTTGGAGAAGCATTTGGTATTAAGCCAGAGTATAATCAAGAGTTAAAAGGAATATTTGATAATGCTTCGGGTAATATAGTAGGGGGTAATGATATATGGGCCAAATATATTATTGGTGGTACATTACTCGCTAATCCTCTGGTGGGGACTGCACTTGGGGGTTTATATAGTGCTGGTACTGTGGGTAGCATGGCTAATCAAATTTATAATCTACGTAAAAGGTCAATGCAAAGTTCAGGAGGACGCCTTGGAGATGCTGGACCTGGAACTGGAGAGCCTACAGGTGGAGGATTTGGGCCTGGTGGACCAGGAGCCCCTGGAGGAGGAGGTGGTCCTGGTGCTGGCGGACCTAATACAGGTAGAGGAAGTGGTGCTCCTGGAGGCGGTAGTCCTGGTGGTCCTGGTGGTACTGGTGGACCTAGTGGTACTAATTTAGGACCAAGTACTTCTTATACTCCTACAGTAAGGCGTACAGGATTGGATAGAACAGGTGCAAATATGCTTGAACAAGCGGGTTCAACTCAATCTGTACGAAGAAGAGAGGTGAAAAAATTTGAAGATAAGAAAAGAAATTAA
- the waaA gene encoding 3-deoxy-D-manno-octulosonic-acid transferase, with amino-acid sequence MYILIIYRIITFILRPVEYLYFLYRRLINKEDKKRFNERLGKASVKRPIGKLLWIHAASVGESLSVISLLNLIKEKFPDIKILITTGTVTSAAIIKQKLSTYIMHQYIPIDNIIYVRKFLNYWKPDLSIWLESELWPNLIFEAATSCNLILLNARMSETSYLRWLKLPKFIESLLGQFSIIIPQSKGDIEKFQNLGAKKTIYLGNIKYSALPLSFSEPELDKLKYMIKDRKFWVAASTHRGEEEKIANVHLKLKALYPGMLTIIIPRHPSRAEFIKEMLSAKELNVVVRTNNDEIKDNTDIYLVDTLGELGLFYHLTEIAFIGGSLITNGGGHNPIEAAHHNCAIIMGPYQLNFSEICQAFKEKEAILLLESEQELTSTLQMLFENSDNRLSLALAAKNLVNEMSDIVHNVLTHLSPWIEKGIRSKK; translated from the coding sequence ATGTATATTTTAATAATTTATCGTATTATTACCTTCATACTACGGCCAGTAGAATATCTGTATTTTTTGTATCGTAGATTAATTAACAAAGAAGATAAGAAAAGATTTAATGAAAGATTAGGTAAAGCGAGTGTTAAGCGTCCTATAGGAAAGTTGCTATGGATACATGCTGCAAGCGTAGGGGAATCACTTTCTGTAATCTCATTATTAAATTTAATAAAAGAAAAGTTTCCAGATATTAAAATATTAATTACTACTGGAACTGTAACTTCGGCTGCAATAATAAAACAGAAATTATCTACCTATATTATGCATCAATATATACCAATAGATAATATTATATATGTACGTAAATTCCTTAATTATTGGAAGCCAGATTTGTCTATTTGGCTTGAGTCAGAATTGTGGCCAAATTTGATTTTTGAAGCTGCCACTAGCTGTAATCTCATATTACTTAACGCTAGGATGTCTGAAACTTCATACCTTCGGTGGCTTAAATTACCTAAGTTTATCGAAAGTCTTTTAGGACAATTTTCCATTATTATTCCCCAAAGTAAAGGTGATATAGAAAAATTTCAAAATCTAGGCGCTAAAAAAACTATCTATTTAGGAAATATAAAATATTCAGCCTTACCACTGTCTTTTAGTGAGCCAGAACTGGATAAATTAAAATATATGATAAAGGATAGGAAATTTTGGGTTGCAGCTAGCACTCATAGAGGTGAAGAAGAAAAGATTGCAAATGTACATCTAAAGCTAAAAGCATTATATCCAGGCATGCTAACTATTATCATTCCTCGCCATCCGTCGCGTGCCGAATTTATAAAAGAGATGCTATCTGCCAAAGAGCTTAATGTTGTTGTTCGAACTAACAATGACGAGATTAAAGATAACACAGATATTTATTTGGTAGATACTTTAGGAGAATTAGGATTATTCTATCATTTAACAGAAATAGCATTTATAGGTGGTTCATTAATAACTAATGGAGGAGGACATAATCCTATTGAAGCTGCTCATCATAATTGTGCTATTATTATGGGGCCATATCAATTGAATTTTAGTGAAATTTGTCAGGCTTTTAAAGAAAAAGAAGCAATATTATTATTAGAAAGTGAACAAGAGCTTACGTCTACACTGCAAATGTTATTTGAAAATAGTGATAATAGACTTTCGCTTGCCCTTGCTGCTAAAAATTTGGTAAATGAAATGAGTGATATTGTACATAATGTCTTAACCCATCTTAGTCCTTGGATAGAAAAAGGCATTAGAAGTAAGAAATAG
- a CDS encoding Double-strand break repair protein AddB — MIYHIPPNFSFLDSLAFYIIKQYSCDSQILSNIQIFLPSRRAVHNLKKKLLKHSGQNSLILPRICPIGDIGTEEFPLYSLGIIDTVEYPSIINQLQQKILFTKLLLDKVRTKELNIVYNSLSDLGYSHLATELINLLDELQKMQIDIKTAISIIIGEIDAAALHWQDIKQLLNILATSWPKILEEKNLIDPIAYRNLITLQLINYWNENPPEYPVIAAGSTASTKITAMLLKVIDSLPYGHVIMPSLDLYMSEKTWQYIDELHPQYHLKNFLNYLGYNRGDIKLWPGCIESFKYTNDTRIKLLSKAMRSYKVPNNWYNLTNSQEYYEAIKDIKYIVCDNSSSEASVIAIIMRQVLETPGKTAALVSNDENLSRSVLAHLEQWNIKIDNSSGKKLINAPSTIYFRLILDVVNKDFELVSLLSVLKHNFTSLGYDKLFLGELIIRLECKILRILKIKPGVEGLLDSIKSVGDEELYELMIRFKTCVERFLEIKKSKTVNFSKILEEHILLVESLTRDSSNFIWDSEDGQELAKFLLQLREYAPELGAIDPISYTEIIYDFLYGQLYFPQNKDNNRLTVLTPIEARFHDFDLLILGGLNEGNWPKLEKSSPIINKHMRTQIGLQLVEHNIGQAAHDFFTLLGAKEIVLTRARKLSGTQSIASRFLLRLETVLIKLNLLHLVQDSKYLNWHKLLNTVSEIKSILPPAPKPPKELRPTKLSVTQIELLMRDPYAIYAKYILKLNPLQPLSISTAADFGNFIHNTLEYFSTKSYGKNDEEEIYQELLQCGKIIIKEYISNNSTYYLWWPRFERIAQWFAKREKYYAENEGILVFTETMGKIEIKFDCGYIFTLTSKADRIEIEQGNLVSIIDYKTGYIPDLSQVRNGNNPQLTLEGLIARNKGFSCQTANQEYYISNLMYIDLSGDEGVGNIKSLNAELDKTLETTEIGIKNLLKAFNNSDTPYLSCPLSDRQPRYNHYLHLARQKEWK, encoded by the coding sequence ATGATTTATCATATACCACCTAATTTTTCCTTTCTTGATAGTTTAGCGTTTTATATTATCAAGCAGTATAGTTGTGATTCTCAAATATTGAGTAATATACAAATATTTTTGCCCTCAAGACGTGCTGTACATAATCTTAAAAAGAAATTACTTAAACATTCGGGACAAAATTCTTTGATATTACCTAGAATTTGTCCTATTGGTGATATTGGTACTGAAGAATTTCCATTATATTCTTTAGGTATCATTGATACTGTAGAATATCCTAGTATAATTAATCAATTACAACAGAAAATTTTATTTACTAAATTACTTCTAGATAAGGTTCGTACCAAAGAATTAAATATTGTTTATAATTCATTATCAGATTTAGGATATAGCCATTTGGCTACTGAGTTAATAAATCTATTGGATGAGTTACAAAAAATGCAGATAGATATAAAAACTGCAATTAGTATAATTATAGGTGAAATTGATGCAGCGGCATTACATTGGCAAGATATAAAGCAATTACTTAATATACTTGCTACTTCATGGCCTAAAATATTAGAGGAAAAGAATTTAATAGACCCAATTGCATATCGTAATTTAATTACTTTACAGTTAATTAATTACTGGAATGAAAATCCTCCTGAATATCCTGTAATTGCTGCTGGTTCTACAGCCAGTACTAAAATCACGGCAATGTTACTGAAGGTTATTGACTCACTTCCCTATGGTCATGTTATTATGCCAAGTTTAGATTTATATATGTCTGAAAAAACTTGGCAATATATTGATGAATTACATCCACAATATCATCTTAAAAATTTCTTGAACTATTTAGGTTATAATAGAGGTGATATAAAATTATGGCCGGGCTGTATAGAAAGTTTTAAATATACAAATGATACCAGAATAAAGCTATTGTCTAAAGCTATGCGTTCTTATAAAGTGCCTAATAATTGGTATAATCTTACTAATTCACAGGAATATTATGAAGCAATTAAAGATATAAAATATATTGTATGTGATAATTCTTCTTCGGAAGCGAGTGTAATTGCTATAATTATGCGCCAAGTTTTAGAAACTCCTGGTAAAACAGCAGCTTTAGTAAGTAATGATGAAAATCTATCAAGATCGGTACTAGCGCATTTGGAGCAATGGAATATTAAAATTGATAATTCTTCAGGAAAAAAATTAATTAATGCTCCTTCTACCATATATTTCAGACTAATATTAGATGTTGTTAATAAAGATTTTGAGTTAGTATCACTCCTGTCGGTTTTAAAACATAATTTTACTTCACTTGGATATGATAAACTCTTTTTAGGAGAACTGATTATTAGACTTGAATGTAAGATACTACGCATTCTAAAAATAAAACCAGGAGTTGAGGGATTGTTGGATAGTATAAAATCAGTTGGTGATGAAGAATTATACGAATTAATGATAAGATTCAAAACATGTGTAGAGAGGTTTTTAGAGATTAAGAAAAGTAAAACAGTAAATTTTAGTAAAATATTAGAAGAACATATATTATTGGTTGAGTCATTAACAAGAGATAGTAGTAATTTTATTTGGGACAGTGAAGATGGGCAAGAATTAGCAAAATTCTTATTACAGTTAAGAGAATACGCACCAGAACTCGGAGCAATAGACCCTATATCCTATACTGAAATTATTTACGATTTTCTCTATGGGCAGTTATATTTTCCACAAAATAAAGATAATAATCGCCTCACAGTTTTAACTCCTATAGAAGCAAGGTTTCATGATTTTGATTTATTAATACTCGGGGGATTAAATGAAGGTAATTGGCCAAAGCTAGAGAAAAGCAGTCCAATTATCAATAAGCATATGAGAACTCAAATAGGATTGCAACTGGTGGAGCATAATATAGGGCAAGCGGCGCATGATTTTTTTACATTACTTGGTGCAAAAGAAATAGTATTAACTAGGGCACGAAAATTAAGTGGAACTCAGAGCATAGCATCAAGATTCTTATTACGTTTAGAAACAGTTTTAATAAAATTAAACTTATTACATCTTGTGCAAGACAGTAAGTATTTAAATTGGCATAAATTATTAAATACAGTGTCAGAGATAAAATCTATTTTGCCTCCAGCTCCTAAACCTCCAAAAGAATTAAGGCCTACAAAACTTTCTGTAACCCAGATAGAATTATTGATGAGAGATCCCTATGCAATATATGCAAAATATATATTAAAATTAAATCCTCTGCAGCCTTTAAGTATCAGTACAGCTGCTGATTTTGGTAATTTTATTCATAATACACTCGAATATTTTAGTACAAAATCTTATGGAAAGAATGACGAAGAAGAAATATACCAAGAGTTATTACAATGTGGTAAGATTATAATAAAGGAATATATAAGTAATAATTCTACCTATTATTTATGGTGGCCGCGTTTTGAGCGGATTGCTCAGTGGTTTGCAAAGAGAGAAAAGTATTATGCAGAGAATGAAGGTATTCTGGTATTTACCGAAACTATGGGCAAGATTGAAATTAAATTTGATTGTGGCTATATATTTACATTGACCTCTAAAGCAGATAGAATTGAAATTGAACAAGGAAATTTAGTAAGTATAATAGATTATAAAACAGGTTATATACCTGATTTAAGTCAGGTTAGGAACGGGAATAATCCGCAATTAACATTAGAAGGATTAATTGCAAGAAATAAAGGATTTAGCTGCCAAACTGCAAATCAGGAATATTATATATCTAATCTCATGTATATTGATTTATCTGGTGATGAAGGAGTAGGTAATATAAAAAGTTTAAATGCTGAATTAGATAAAACCCTCGAAACTACAGAGATAGGTATAAAGAATCTTTTAAAGGCTTTTAATAATTCTGATACTCCTTATTTAAGTTGTCCGCTCTCTGATAGACAACCACGTTATAACCATTATTTACATTTAGCCCGTCAAAAAGAGTGGAAATAA